One region of Tumebacillus amylolyticus genomic DNA includes:
- the ytaF gene encoding sporulation membrane protein YtaF, producing the protein MFHVVSLLVLAFAVSLDGFGVGVTYGLRKIRFPLWSLLIVTLCSATMILIAMQVGGALMSYVSPQFAKDLGAIILIGVGSFAIYNLVTQKEKEPVEENGVTTVSPTEQPKQSEKKTVLRLELKKLGLVIQILRTPSSADVDRSGDISVKEALVLGFALSMDGFGAGIGASLVGFHSISTALTIACMNLLFIFTGIKIGTRYADARFVQRMAFLPGAMLIVIGVSKFF; encoded by the coding sequence GTGTTTCACGTAGTTTCCCTGTTGGTTCTCGCGTTTGCGGTTTCGCTGGACGGTTTTGGCGTCGGCGTAACCTATGGATTGCGTAAGATTCGCTTTCCTCTGTGGTCGTTGCTCATCGTGACCCTCTGTTCAGCCACGATGATTTTGATTGCGATGCAAGTCGGGGGCGCGTTGATGTCCTACGTCTCACCGCAATTTGCCAAGGACCTCGGCGCGATCATCCTAATCGGGGTTGGCAGCTTCGCAATTTACAACCTTGTGACACAGAAGGAAAAAGAGCCCGTGGAGGAGAATGGAGTCACTACCGTCTCCCCCACAGAACAACCCAAACAATCGGAGAAAAAGACGGTCCTCCGTCTGGAGTTGAAGAAGCTCGGTCTGGTCATTCAGATCTTGCGCACACCTTCTTCGGCGGACGTGGACCGCTCGGGGGACATCTCCGTGAAGGAAGCGTTGGTGCTCGGGTTTGCCCTTTCGATGGACGGATTCGGAGCGGGGATTGGTGCGTCGCTGGTCGGGTTTCATTCCATCTCGACGGCGCTGACCATCGCCTGCATGAATTTGTTGTTCATCTTCACGGGCATCAAGATCGGCACTCGATACGCCGACGCGCGCTTTGTGCAGCGGATGGCGTTTTTGCCGGGTGCGATGTTGATTGTGATCGGGGTCAGTAAATTTTTCTAG
- the coaE gene encoding dephospho-CoA kinase (Dephospho-CoA kinase (CoaE) performs the final step in coenzyme A biosynthesis.) — protein sequence MIAGLTGSIATGKSTVSALFEALGAVIIDADKIVRQVQQPGQKAYEDIVEAFGEEILLPDGALDRAKLGALVFGNEANRTRLNGIVHPRVREERDRQTQAALALDPNAVIIWDIPLLIETGMHTQVDKTIVVYVDAETQLARLLSRDELPLEAARQRIAAQMPIEEKKRYADFLIDNRGTLQETQAQVRKIWEELAE from the coding sequence ATGATCGCAGGTTTGACCGGATCGATTGCAACGGGCAAAAGCACCGTCTCCGCCCTTTTTGAAGCACTTGGCGCAGTGATTATCGATGCAGATAAGATCGTGCGTCAGGTGCAACAACCTGGGCAGAAGGCTTATGAAGATATCGTAGAGGCGTTTGGGGAGGAGATCTTGCTTCCTGACGGGGCATTAGATCGTGCGAAGCTGGGGGCGTTGGTATTTGGCAACGAAGCCAACCGAACTCGGTTGAACGGGATCGTACATCCTCGTGTGCGCGAAGAGCGCGACCGTCAGACGCAGGCGGCGTTGGCACTAGATCCGAACGCGGTCATCATCTGGGATATCCCGTTGTTGATCGAGACGGGAATGCACACACAAGTGGACAAAACAATCGTGGTGTATGTGGATGCAGAGACGCAACTTGCGCGTCTTCTGTCGCGGGACGAGCTCCCTCTGGAAGCCGCCCGTCAGCGCATCGCTGCACAGATGCCGATTGAGGAGAAAAAGCGCTACGCTGATTTCCTGATCGACAACCGCGGGACGTTGCAAGAGACCCAAGCGCAAGTGCGCAAGATCTGGGAGGAGTTGGCAGAGTGA
- a CDS encoding citrate/2-methylcitrate synthase, translated as MSDMKAKAAAGLQDVVAGESSICLVDGTKGRLVYHGYDINDLVGKASFEEVVYLLWHGKLPNLAELTELDAELKKNREIPADIMALIQGLVNSPANPTGMEILRTVASFAGAVDADKSMERETHLKQSAKLVSLMASATAAIGRLKAGKEYVAPRSDLGHAANFLYMLNGVEANELSVEAFDVALILHADHEFNASTFTARCTVGTLSDVYSGVTSAIGALKGPLHGGANEDVLRMLMKINSVEGAEAGIKDLLANGVKVPGFGHRVYRSYDPRGLVLKKYAKDLTAKQGETKWYDMTEIAERVVLEYFAGKGKDLKYNVDLYSGSLYNAMDIPVELFTPLFVMSRVSGWTAHILEQYANNRIIRPVADYVGPVDLQFVPISERA; from the coding sequence ATGTCTGATATGAAAGCAAAAGCAGCAGCTGGTCTGCAAGACGTGGTGGCGGGCGAATCCTCGATCTGTTTGGTCGACGGAACCAAGGGCCGACTGGTCTACCACGGATACGACATTAACGATCTGGTGGGCAAGGCTTCTTTTGAAGAAGTCGTGTACCTGCTCTGGCACGGCAAATTGCCGAATCTTGCAGAACTGACCGAATTGGACGCAGAACTCAAGAAAAACCGCGAAATCCCGGCGGATATCATGGCGCTGATCCAAGGTCTGGTCAACTCCCCGGCAAACCCGACCGGCATGGAAATTCTCCGTACCGTCGCTTCGTTTGCAGGTGCAGTGGACGCTGACAAGTCCATGGAACGTGAAACCCACCTCAAACAATCGGCAAAGCTCGTCTCGCTCATGGCGTCTGCAACCGCTGCCATCGGCCGCCTCAAAGCCGGCAAGGAATACGTGGCACCGCGCAGCGACCTCGGACACGCGGCGAACTTCCTCTATATGCTCAACGGGGTTGAAGCGAATGAACTCTCCGTCGAAGCGTTCGACGTTGCTCTCATCTTGCACGCCGACCATGAATTCAACGCGTCGACCTTCACCGCGCGTTGCACCGTCGGCACTCTGTCGGACGTCTACTCCGGCGTTACTTCCGCGATCGGCGCCCTCAAAGGCCCGCTGCACGGTGGTGCGAACGAAGACGTTCTGCGCATGCTGATGAAAATCAACTCCGTCGAAGGAGCAGAGGCAGGCATCAAAGACCTGCTCGCAAACGGCGTAAAAGTCCCGGGCTTCGGTCACCGCGTGTACCGTTCCTACGACCCGCGCGGCCTCGTGCTCAAGAAGTACGCGAAGGACCTCACCGCGAAACAAGGTGAGACCAAGTGGTACGACATGACCGAGATCGCAGAGCGCGTCGTGCTTGAATACTTTGCAGGCAAAGGCAAAGACCTCAAGTACAACGTCGACCTCTACTCCGGTTCGCTCTACAACGCGATGGACATCCCGGTGGAACTGTTCACCCCGCTGTTCGTCATGTCCCGCGTCTCCGGTTGGACGGCGCACATCCTCGAACAGTACGCAAACAACCGCATCATCCGCCCGGTTGCCGATTATGTCGGTCCGGTCGACCTGCAATTCGTGCCGATCTCCGAGCGCGCGTAG
- a CDS encoding DUF4383 domain-containing protein has translation MAKTFARIAGWLALLLGIIGFFVTDLLGLIQFDTVQNIIYLVLGVVGIAAGQSEKAAMLFAKIIGPVYLIVGIIGFFFPDLNFIHLEVTENLIHILLGAWGAYVAYGKSSSAEA, from the coding sequence ATGGCGAAGACGTTTGCCCGCATTGCAGGTTGGTTGGCCTTGTTGCTCGGTATCATCGGGTTCTTTGTGACAGATCTCCTCGGCCTCATCCAGTTCGACACGGTACAGAACATCATCTACCTCGTGCTTGGGGTCGTGGGGATCGCCGCCGGCCAGAGCGAAAAAGCAGCGATGCTGTTCGCCAAGATCATCGGTCCGGTGTATTTGATCGTTGGCATCATCGGCTTCTTCTTCCCGGATCTGAACTTCATCCACTTGGAAGTGACGGAGAATTTGATTCACATCCTCTTGGGGGCGTGGGGGGCGTATGTCGCCTACGGGAAGTCGTCGTCCGCAGAAGCATAA
- a CDS encoding phage holin, LLH family, translated as MTDAWLPLVDQGVAVLLQIAVLAAFILLKNLKSRLESYYTAHTSTQERQLLAQFGREAFAFAETVYRDYDGPAKMNEAIKYLLDAGTKYGMKDIPLTEARAVIESAWLDDKRKQTSAS; from the coding sequence ATGACAGATGCCTGGCTGCCGCTTGTCGATCAAGGGGTCGCCGTGTTGTTGCAAATTGCCGTCCTTGCCGCATTCATTCTGCTCAAGAACTTGAAATCTCGTCTGGAGTCCTACTATACCGCGCATACGTCGACGCAGGAACGGCAATTGTTAGCCCAGTTCGGACGCGAAGCGTTCGCGTTCGCCGAGACGGTTTACCGCGACTACGACGGCCCGGCCAAGATGAACGAAGCGATCAAGTACCTGCTCGACGCGGGCACGAAGTACGGGATGAAGGACATCCCGCTCACCGAAGCCCGCGCTGTCATCGAATCCGCGTGGCTCGATGACAAGCGCAAACAGACGTCCGCTTCGTAA
- a CDS encoding N-acetylmuramoyl-L-alanine amidase, which translates to MPTIVIDPGHGGIDPGTVGNGYQEKMLVLQTSLLLRDALRRCGFQVIMTRESDTLPLAGGSIGDDLAYRAQLANNNNADLFVSWHVDAASSSDVNGVAVWIHPSTRGTRTDQWAQAIVNGIANSTGQKNRGVYLGDFQVIRDTKMDAVLVESGFITNAVEASNLADTSFQMKEAEGAARAICGIFNIPYNQPVPTPQPSTPTPTPTPTPAPTPTPTPTNQEVWPQWAATAIQNMIDWGIMVGFPDGTWKPDQQVTRAELAVALEKFYEFIRRGGATG; encoded by the coding sequence ATGCCGACAATCGTGATCGACCCCGGCCACGGTGGGATCGACCCCGGAACCGTGGGCAACGGATATCAGGAAAAAATGCTGGTTCTGCAAACGAGTTTGCTTTTGCGAGATGCACTGCGTCGTTGTGGATTTCAGGTCATCATGACCCGTGAATCCGACACGCTGCCGCTTGCAGGCGGCTCGATTGGAGATGACCTTGCATACCGGGCGCAACTTGCTAACAACAACAATGCCGACCTGTTCGTCTCGTGGCACGTAGACGCGGCGTCTTCATCTGACGTCAACGGTGTCGCGGTGTGGATTCATCCTTCAACACGGGGGACCCGCACGGACCAGTGGGCCCAGGCGATCGTCAACGGCATCGCCAACTCCACCGGCCAGAAGAACCGAGGCGTCTACCTCGGCGACTTCCAAGTCATTCGCGACACCAAGATGGATGCGGTGCTCGTCGAGTCCGGCTTCATCACGAACGCCGTGGAAGCGTCGAATCTCGCCGATACGAGCTTTCAGATGAAGGAAGCGGAGGGCGCGGCACGGGCGATTTGCGGGATTTTCAACATTCCGTACAACCAACCGGTTCCAACTCCGCAACCCAGCACCCCGACTCCCACGCCAACACCTACCCCCGCGCCGACACCTACACCGACTCCTACAAATCAAGAAGTCTGGCCGCAGTGGGCGGCAACCGCGATCCAGAACATGATCGACTGGGGGATAATGGTCGGGTTCCCTGATGGCACGTGGAAGCCGGACCAGCAAGTGACACGCGCCGAACTGGCAGTCGCTTTGGAGAAATTCTATGAGTTCATTCGCAGAGGAGGAGCAACCGGATGA
- a CDS encoding CBS domain-containing protein, with product MIVQQLKLEEHKVITIEPTASLKELLEVLDRCGYQHIPVVQDGVFYGMAGYSEVYKAFFESTLEKQAFLAGTKVESVTINKTATIHEEGNMEEIFNKIDYVPFLAVLDGESHFNGMLLKSTLFDMLRDALGMHKPGIRLTVSMPEMKGVLGKFSEVVKDYSNIFGMLVLDDNTNFGYRRVSFKVAPETDIEALTEDLKHIGVRVFHVTPVVQSL from the coding sequence GTGATCGTTCAACAGCTCAAATTGGAAGAACATAAGGTCATTACCATTGAACCGACGGCGAGCCTCAAGGAACTGCTCGAAGTTCTCGATCGCTGCGGGTATCAACATATCCCCGTCGTCCAAGACGGTGTATTCTACGGCATGGCGGGCTATAGTGAAGTGTACAAAGCTTTCTTTGAATCGACGCTGGAGAAGCAAGCGTTTTTGGCGGGCACCAAGGTGGAGAGCGTCACCATCAACAAGACCGCAACCATCCACGAAGAGGGCAACATGGAGGAGATCTTCAACAAGATCGACTACGTGCCGTTCCTCGCCGTGCTCGACGGGGAGAGCCACTTCAACGGCATGCTGCTGAAGTCCACCCTGTTCGACATGCTCCGCGACGCACTGGGCATGCACAAACCGGGCATCCGTCTGACCGTCTCCATGCCGGAGATGAAAGGCGTGCTCGGCAAGTTCTCCGAAGTCGTCAAGGACTACTCCAACATCTTCGGCATGCTCGTGCTCGATGACAACACCAACTTCGGCTACCGTCGCGTTTCGTTCAAAGTCGCTCCGGAAACCGACATCGAAGCGCTGACCGAAGACCTCAAACACATCGGGGTGCGCGTCTTCCACGTGACTCCGGTTGTCCAATCGCTCTAA
- the hpt gene encoding hypoxanthine phosphoribosyltransferase, protein MAQTRDRILFSREQIQERVAELGKQLSADYKDGEVVVVSLLRGSFIFTADLVREMDMPVNVDFMTTSSYGHGETSAGRVEIVHDIRTEVEGKDVLVVDDILDTGITMRGVVEHLKLKNPRTLKTCTFLDKPSRRQVDVTLDYTGYTIEDLFVAGYGLNLGDHARNLPYIFVRETVEE, encoded by the coding sequence ATGGCACAGACTCGAGATCGAATTCTCTTCAGCCGGGAACAAATCCAAGAACGCGTGGCGGAACTTGGGAAGCAACTTTCTGCCGATTACAAGGACGGCGAAGTGGTCGTCGTTTCGCTGTTGCGTGGCAGCTTTATTTTTACCGCCGATTTGGTTCGCGAAATGGACATGCCGGTGAACGTTGATTTCATGACCACGTCCTCTTACGGACATGGTGAGACTTCTGCAGGGCGTGTGGAGATCGTGCATGACATTCGCACCGAAGTGGAAGGCAAGGACGTCCTCGTCGTGGACGACATCTTGGATACGGGGATTACGATGCGTGGTGTGGTGGAGCATTTGAAGCTCAAGAACCCGCGCACGTTGAAGACCTGCACGTTCCTGGACAAGCCGTCGCGTCGTCAAGTGGATGTGACGCTGGACTACACGGGGTATACGATCGAAGACCTGTTTGTAGCAGGCTACGGACTCAACCTTGGGGACCATGCCCGCAACCTCCCGTACATCTTCGTCCGCGAAACCGTCGAAGAGTAA
- a CDS encoding ADP-heptose synthase, producing the protein MQRYVLEPVLFAIFGELLYPNEPLEYLIPYSTVMELYELLETDQIVTDPLQNTLVKQHVRGLIEFFEQPLVKKKMDKILRVPWTKSSPILFSENVTFTVVFSIDNAEFGETFDPIETELILLARREQVPIISDQLEFEQRVVTSKVQVTVVDVADFGFLLDDAPEVAMTEEEHDLSDTTPLRLAEEPVQTYEAEEGAAVQEATQEKAKENSMLPYVMGGLVLLLAGSLLTLLWR; encoded by the coding sequence ATGCAACGTTATGTGTTGGAACCGGTGCTGTTCGCGATCTTCGGCGAGCTGTTGTATCCCAACGAGCCGCTCGAATACCTCATTCCGTATTCGACGGTTATGGAGCTCTACGAACTGCTCGAAACAGACCAGATCGTCACCGATCCCTTGCAGAACACCTTGGTCAAACAGCATGTGCGCGGGTTGATCGAGTTTTTTGAACAGCCTTTAGTCAAGAAAAAAATGGACAAAATTCTTCGCGTGCCGTGGACGAAGTCCTCGCCGATCCTTTTTTCTGAAAACGTCACTTTCACGGTGGTTTTCTCCATCGACAACGCCGAATTCGGCGAAACGTTCGACCCGATTGAGACGGAGTTGATCTTGCTCGCCCGCCGCGAGCAAGTACCGATCATCTCCGACCAGTTGGAGTTCGAACAGCGCGTCGTCACGTCGAAAGTTCAAGTGACGGTGGTCGATGTGGCGGATTTCGGTTTTTTACTGGATGATGCGCCGGAAGTGGCAATGACGGAAGAGGAGCACGATCTGTCCGACACCACTCCGCTGCGTTTGGCTGAGGAGCCGGTGCAGACCTACGAAGCCGAGGAAGGCGCGGCCGTGCAAGAGGCCACGCAAGAGAAGGCCAAGGAGAATTCCATGTTGCCTTATGTCATGGGCGGCTTGGTGCTGTTGTTGGCAGGCTCTCTGCTGACGTTGTTGTGGCGCTGA
- a CDS encoding sporulation histidine kinase inhibitor Sda, which yields MHLLNDEYLLEAYTNAVKQKLDKQFIDLLHQELHARGLAVSVTIAS from the coding sequence ATGCATTTGCTAAACGATGAATATCTTCTCGAGGCCTACACGAATGCCGTCAAGCAGAAGCTTGACAAGCAGTTCATTGATCTGCTGCATCAAGAGCTTCACGCTCGTGGCCTCGCAGTCTCCGTCACGATCGCTTCGTAA
- the mutM gene encoding DNA-formamidopyrimidine glycosylase gives MPELPEVETVRRGLEALVVGKTIESVTVTLGRIIRKPDDIEEFKLLLQGLTIEEVKRRGKYLLFSVGPYTLVSHLRMEGRYGLYNAEDEVEKHTHVIFHFTDGTELRYKDVRQFGTMDVLPRDDHSSLPGLYDLGPEPLEESFTVDALRHQVRKRRSGKIKALLLDQTFVAGLGNIYVDEVLFVSGIHPEANVTQLTDEQVVKLQRAIVDVLTHSVNLGGSSIKSYVNGYGSEGQMQHELRVYGHEGEPCPVCGTEIAKTRVAGRGTHFCPTCQPELG, from the coding sequence ATGCCGGAATTACCAGAAGTCGAAACCGTCCGGCGTGGGTTGGAAGCGCTCGTCGTCGGCAAAACGATCGAGAGCGTAACCGTCACGCTCGGACGCATCATTCGCAAACCGGATGACATCGAAGAGTTCAAACTGCTGCTCCAAGGCTTGACGATCGAAGAAGTCAAACGACGTGGCAAATACCTGCTGTTCAGCGTCGGTCCCTATACCTTGGTGTCGCACTTGCGCATGGAGGGCCGCTATGGGCTCTACAACGCGGAGGATGAAGTCGAGAAGCACACTCATGTGATCTTCCACTTCACCGACGGCACCGAACTGCGGTACAAGGACGTTCGCCAATTCGGCACGATGGACGTTCTCCCGCGTGACGACCACTCCTCATTGCCCGGCCTGTACGACTTGGGTCCGGAACCGTTGGAGGAGTCGTTTACGGTAGACGCACTCCGTCACCAAGTTCGCAAACGTCGAAGCGGCAAGATCAAAGCGCTGTTGCTTGACCAGACATTTGTCGCAGGTCTTGGCAATATCTATGTGGATGAGGTGCTTTTTGTCTCGGGCATCCATCCGGAGGCGAATGTGACGCAGTTGACGGACGAACAGGTCGTGAAGTTGCAACGGGCGATCGTCGACGTGCTGACCCACTCGGTCAACCTCGGCGGTTCGTCGATCAAGTCCTACGTGAACGGGTACGGGAGCGAGGGCCAGATGCAACACGAACTGCGCGTGTACGGACATGAGGGAGAGCCGTGCCCGGTCTGTGGCACGGAGATTGCCAAGACCCGCGTGGCGGGTCGGGGCACCCATTTCTGCCCGACGTGTCAGCCAGAACTGGGGTAA
- a CDS encoding CBS domain-containing protein yields MKIRELMTTEVKTLKREHTLQEAAQMMSDLDVGIIPVANQGDHLEGVITDRDIVVRAVAKGMDINSTKINECLSPSVVTVSPEQTAQEAAKLMADNQVRRLPVVEDNRLVGIVAIGDLAVVGIHENEAGFALSEISEPGRPELH; encoded by the coding sequence ATGAAAATCCGTGAACTCATGACCACCGAGGTAAAGACCCTGAAGCGTGAACACACCCTGCAGGAAGCGGCGCAGATGATGTCTGACCTCGACGTTGGGATCATCCCGGTTGCAAACCAAGGGGACCATCTGGAAGGCGTCATCACTGACCGCGACATCGTCGTTCGTGCCGTTGCCAAAGGCATGGACATCAACAGCACGAAGATCAACGAGTGCTTGTCTCCGTCTGTCGTCACCGTATCTCCGGAACAAACGGCGCAAGAAGCGGCCAAACTGATGGCAGACAACCAAGTCCGCCGTCTCCCGGTCGTGGAAGACAATCGTCTGGTCGGCATCGTCGCGATCGGCGACTTGGCAGTTGTCGGCATCCACGAGAACGAAGCAGGCTTCGCGCTCAGCGAGATCTCCGAACCGGGCCGCCCGGAACTGCACTAG
- a CDS encoding SAM-dependent methyltransferase: MTTRLIGTTNHGFAQYAQEEIRRLVPGVKFQVLEPGEVFLIHTDVSIEEMQGALVGQEPIFLRHVQPVTQEMEIMRTRADLETLIAFVQGLSGVFAQGEKVAVQVRKAAGVKFEYTPYGVKEAIDPILMQEFGIEPVVRGEDRVISIYLGKEVLYWGVSRPQDNLSDWSGGAVRYKQEEGQVSRAKFKLLEAVERFGLDLSTYERALDIGAAPGGWSSLLLERGLEVTAVDPGDMHPELVHHPNLVHHKKNAAEVKFEEDAFDLLVCDMSWSPKQMSKLVADLLHTLKPAGTAIITVKLMHGKPFQTVKETMATFDGKLELIQAKQLFHNREELTLHLRKI, encoded by the coding sequence ATGACGACTCGCTTGATCGGCACGACAAACCACGGCTTTGCACAATACGCACAGGAGGAGATTCGACGCTTGGTTCCGGGCGTGAAATTCCAAGTGTTGGAGCCGGGGGAAGTGTTTTTGATACATACGGATGTTTCTATAGAAGAAATGCAGGGAGCACTGGTGGGACAGGAGCCGATCTTCTTGCGCCACGTGCAACCGGTGACGCAAGAAATGGAAATTATGCGGACACGCGCGGATCTGGAGACGCTGATTGCGTTCGTACAGGGGTTGTCGGGCGTGTTTGCCCAAGGAGAGAAAGTCGCGGTGCAAGTGCGCAAGGCGGCGGGCGTGAAGTTTGAGTACACGCCGTATGGGGTGAAGGAAGCGATCGACCCGATTCTCATGCAAGAGTTCGGGATCGAGCCTGTGGTACGAGGTGAAGACCGCGTGATCTCGATCTATCTGGGCAAAGAAGTGCTGTACTGGGGCGTTTCGCGCCCGCAGGACAACTTGTCGGATTGGTCGGGCGGTGCGGTGCGCTACAAGCAAGAGGAAGGCCAAGTGTCGCGTGCGAAGTTCAAGTTGCTGGAGGCGGTGGAGAGGTTCGGTCTGGACTTGTCCACGTATGAGCGGGCCTTGGACATCGGGGCAGCACCGGGCGGATGGAGTTCGCTTCTGTTGGAGCGCGGGTTGGAGGTTACGGCGGTTGATCCGGGGGACATGCACCCGGAACTCGTCCATCACCCGAACTTGGTTCACCACAAGAAAAACGCGGCGGAAGTGAAGTTCGAAGAAGACGCGTTCGACCTGCTGGTTTGCGACATGAGTTGGAGTCCGAAGCAGATGAGCAAACTCGTCGCTGACCTCCTCCACACACTAAAACCTGCAGGCACCGCCATCATCACCGTCAAACTCATGCACGGCAAACCGTTCCAAACGGTAAAAGAAACCATGGCAACCTTCGACGGCAAACTGGAACTGATCCAAGCCAAACAGCTCTTCCACAATCGAGAAGAGTTGACCCTCCATCTACGTAAGATCTAA
- a CDS encoding lytic transglycosylase domain-containing protein produces MIWPRISWTLTPKAKRKISLLTLLLLLVVVVVSSNTFWRFLYPLHHEDIIRASAVKNGVDPLMVAALINVESKFKAENISHVGAVGLMQLMPETASWAAEQSGLPYSSPADLADPQVNIELGSWYLAYLHKQFNGNWSAAVAAYNGGPGRVQGWMQDGEWDGTLETSDKIPVGETRHYVQRVFFNYEKYKKLYSP; encoded by the coding sequence GTGATCTGGCCGCGCATCTCGTGGACGTTGACACCGAAAGCGAAGAGGAAGATCTCCTTGCTCACCTTGTTGTTGTTGCTCGTGGTGGTGGTGGTCAGTTCGAACACGTTCTGGCGGTTTTTGTACCCTTTGCACCATGAGGACATCATTCGGGCATCGGCAGTGAAAAACGGTGTGGACCCGTTGATGGTCGCAGCCTTGATCAATGTCGAGAGCAAGTTTAAAGCAGAGAACATCTCGCACGTCGGTGCGGTGGGGTTGATGCAGTTGATGCCGGAAACCGCATCGTGGGCGGCGGAGCAGAGCGGGTTGCCGTACAGCAGTCCGGCAGACCTCGCGGATCCGCAGGTGAACATCGAGCTAGGCTCGTGGTACTTGGCGTACTTGCACAAGCAGTTCAACGGCAACTGGTCGGCCGCCGTGGCCGCCTACAACGGGGGTCCGGGACGGGTGCAGGGGTGGATGCAGGACGGCGAGTGGGATGGAACTCTCGAAACGTCGGACAAGATCCCGGTTGGAGAGACGCGGCATTATGTGCAGCGGGTGTTTTTCAACTACGAGAAGTACAAAAAGTTGTACAGCCCCTGA
- a CDS encoding VanZ family protein produces MKKPIRFRLFLLLSLLWMGVIFWKSAQAYSQQDLKPWLTTLISEETLQGFLPHVQFTYDGDLVTYLKPYGFVEFFIRKGAHITEYFLLAFLLWQTYASTKLTRGFVYGLALVTAVLYAASDEWHQTFVPNRTGHIIDVGMDSVGVVLALLLLLIWQTVQRKKLSRR; encoded by the coding sequence ATGAAAAAACCGATCCGATTTCGATTGTTCCTGCTCCTGAGTTTGCTCTGGATGGGCGTGATCTTCTGGAAGTCCGCGCAAGCCTACTCCCAACAAGACCTCAAGCCGTGGCTGACCACCTTGATCTCCGAAGAGACCTTGCAAGGGTTCTTGCCCCATGTTCAGTTTACATACGACGGCGATCTCGTGACGTATCTCAAGCCCTACGGCTTCGTGGAATTTTTCATCCGCAAGGGCGCCCATATCACCGAATACTTCCTTCTTGCTTTTTTGCTGTGGCAGACCTATGCGTCGACGAAGCTCACTCGCGGATTCGTCTACGGATTGGCGCTGGTGACCGCCGTGCTCTATGCCGCAAGCGACGAGTGGCACCAGACGTTCGTGCCCAACCGCACCGGACATATCATCGACGTGGGCATGGACTCGGTCGGCGTCGTATTGGCGCTGTTGCTCCTCTTGATTTGGCAGACCGTACAACGAAAAAAGCTCTCCCGTCGCTGA